The DNA sequence ATCCACTCGTGGGTTAATCTATCAAACACGGGCGATCCCGAATTCCCACCAAATGCATCTACGGTTGCTTTGAAATAGCTTGAATTATTATCGGCTTGTCTTACCTTCCCTCCAGAAGACCAGATCTGTACGAGACCTATTGGGTGTCCAAGCATATACACTGACCGAAAATTTCGAAGTATGGGAGATAGATGGGGAGAGATAGGTACCGCTCCTTTAACGGGGCGGTCTAGCTGCAAGAGAGCCCAATCATATTCTATGGATCTCTGGTATTTTTCCACCTGTACGGGACGATATATGTCTCGACTATTCACTACAGAATAAGGATTGTGAGGATGGTATTTTCTAAAGCACCGGATCAGTACGATTCCATTCAGATCAATTTGCCCATCTCGAAAGTCTGAAGAGCTGCTATTTTGGTTATATCCAATCATGTGAGCGCAGGTCAAGACTTGATCAGATTCGAGTAGAGTTGCAGTCCCTTTGGCACCGATCTTTTCGTCTATATAGGGCATGGAATCATCATCCCAGATAAAGCCCCATTTGTCCCAGAGTGCCTGCGTTTTTGATTTCAGCTTCAAGTGGGATACTCCCTGTTGAGACCTGGGCTCAGAACTATCAGAATCACAAGGCGGAAGATTTCCCTGAATGGGGCTTACCGCCTCAGCGTCAAATACTGCAAGGACAGATTTTCCGTGTTTTAGCACTTCATCTTCTACCTTTAGATAGGGTATCCCACGCTCATCCAATGCCCAAATGGTACCTTCTGAGGCCATCCAGATCTTGGACTCTTCATTCGGTGCAGAGCAAATGTCGGTTGATGGGGTCGAAGGAGCGTCTGTAGGTCGGACGGGAAATTGGAACAGCTTGCCGTCCGTATTCCGCCAAATACACAGATCCTCGAGGTACACCACGGAATCGATAGATCCCTCAGTAATTGTATCTGTTCTCACGAATAGCCAACCCTCGTGGGTCAATTGGTATATGAACAAATCCTGCTCCCGGTAGATACAAACCTGATTGTTGTTGCCGCCTTTCAATCCCTTGACTCCTTGGATATTTAGCAGTTGATCAGTCCCCATCAGTGAGGGAAAACATAGGGAGGTTCGATATGAATTAGAATTCCCCTCATTGCGAACATGAACATATCCAATATTACCCGATTGTGTCGCAACCCAAATAGCCGTTTCACTATTCCCCTTGATACCGGCAGCGATTTTATCGATGGGATCATCTAGCTGGTGGACTGACAAAAGCTCAGTCTCGATGTAAGTATCCGGACCATCCAACCTCAATTGGAGTAGAAAGAGGCAATGATCTTCGCTCAATCCAACTGCTAAGCTCAATACTGAGCTACCCAATTCGGGGTGATCTCGATAGGTACAGGCCACCCAATCGGCAATGGTTGCGAGTTCCTTGAGTTTAAAATCCTCTTGCAAACTTCCTTCAACCCAATGGATGCCCCATTCTTGCCGTTCATTGTGGAAGACTGCACGACTGGCATACCAAAGTCCCTCATCATCGAGGGCCCATGCTAGATCTTTCGAATATGGCTGTAAAGTCTTCAAAGGTTGGGGGAGTTCACTCTTCTGCCAACCTGATAGCTGGATAGATTTTCGGTGAATCATCCCAGCATCATCCAGGAGATAGGGAATCCCATCCACCCCAACTTCCAATTCGCGGTAAGGTATCTTTCCCTCTTTCGGTCGCTCCAACGGCTTTAGATCACTTAGTGTGAACGTATTGACGGATCCATCAAACAGTATAGAGCCACTCCAAATCTCACATTCGGTCATGAACCATACAATCAGTCGAGCCTCCGTACCGTCCGGATCAAAGTAGTAGTCAGGATTGACGATTTTCAGGTCGTGCAATTTGATCTGATCGAATTCGGAGCTGGCAATCTCTACCTCTATCCAGCCTTTTATCTTGAAGATCTGATTATGGGTTATCAGTAATTTGCGCTCTTCCTTATCCCATCCCAATACAACCTCATAGCCCCCCGCTAGATCTAGCTTGAAACTGTCCAGAATCGTGAATCGCGGACTAGAATTATTGCCAGAACCATCCTTTTTGCTCCACACTTGGCGAAATCCCCCAATCCATTTCACGGCCTCTCCCTGAGGATTGAGTCCCCATACAGAGGTATCACTCCCAACCACCAGTTTGTGGGGTACTTTATCTTGATGACTTTTGTTGATGCTATCGAATTTAAGCTTGATCTCAAACTCCGAACCATTCCATCTGACCAGATCCTTTTCCGGAATCGTGATTCCCCATACAGCTCCATCCCTACCTACCGACAACGTTTCGAACTTTTTACCAGGAA is a window from the Pontibacter sp. G13 genome containing:
- a CDS encoding trypsin-like peptidase domain-containing protein, whose translation is MITTNATKVIYGDSDLKCTYDQPAKTGIFPMPEASIDQFKSISVGNPDHVWALNREGHPFYWNGSEFEIVPGKKFETLSVGRDGAVWGITIPEKDLVRWNGSEFEIKLKFDSINKSHQDKVPHKLVVGSDTSVWGLNPQGEAVKWIGGFRQVWSKKDGSGNNSSPRFTILDSFKLDLAGGYEVVLGWDKEERKLLITHNQIFKIKGWIEVEIASSEFDQIKLHDLKIVNPDYYFDPDGTEARLIVWFMTECEIWSGSILFDGSVNTFTLSDLKPLERPKEGKIPYRELEVGVDGIPYLLDDAGMIHRKSIQLSGWQKSELPQPLKTLQPYSKDLAWALDDEGLWYASRAVFHNERQEWGIHWVEGSLQEDFKLKELATIADWVACTYRDHPELGSSVLSLAVGLSEDHCLFLLQLRLDGPDTYIETELLSVHQLDDPIDKIAAGIKGNSETAIWVATQSGNIGYVHVRNEGNSNSYRTSLCFPSLMGTDQLLNIQGVKGLKGGNNNQVCIYREQDLFIYQLTHEGWLFVRTDTITEGSIDSVVYLEDLCIWRNTDGKLFQFPVRPTDAPSTPSTDICSAPNEESKIWMASEGTIWALDERGIPYLKVEDEVLKHGKSVLAVFDAEAVSPIQGNLPPCDSDSSEPRSQQGVSHLKLKSKTQALWDKWGFIWDDDSMPYIDEKIGAKGTATLLESDQVLTCAHMIGYNQNSSSSDFRDGQIDLNGIVLIRCFRKYHPHNPYSVVNSRDIYRPVQVEKYQRSIEYDWALLQLDRPVKGAVPISPHLSPILRNFRSVYMLGHPIGLVQIWSSGGKVRQADNNSSYFKATVDAFGGNSGSPVFDRLTHEWIGMLMNGRSDWVMEDGFSSPNRLGPIHKNAESCQKLNVLNHNK